The following are encoded in a window of Castanea sativa cultivar Marrone di Chiusa Pesio chromosome 5, ASM4071231v1 genomic DNA:
- the LOC142634565 gene encoding uncharacterized protein LOC142634565, whose translation MRLRLQQEENWSKASQEDEGDSLGRRAVREWFIKLPTLSIDSFQQLRSAFLLHFIGGQRPKRPADHLLTIRQGEKETLWSYVKCFTRETLEVDDADDKVQLTTFKARLKSRKFMVSLAKNPPKMMAEMLVKAQKYMNAKDALAAIMDEEKSRKEGRKEDDCRGPKRELLGRRNSDSDKQKDEKTPQTVKFTHVIMSIDKILTQIKDEHYLKWPRPLHSSPNVRDKKKYCRFHKNHGHYTEDCRDLKEPMEEFIRKGKLQKYQKKGGLENSGTVMKTSASPRSEMKITCPNPHRM comes from the exons ATGAGGCTACGGCTTCAACAGGAGGAGAACTGGTCCAAAGCTAGCCAGGAGGATGAGGGAGATAGCCTTGGAAGAA GAGCTGTAAGGGAATGGTTCATTAAGCTGCCAACTTTGTCTATCGATAGCTTCCAGCAGTTGAGGAGCGCCTTTTTACTTCACTTCATCGGAGGACAACGTCCTAAGAGGCCAGCGGACCATCTACTTACTATTAGACAAGGGGAGAAGGAAACCCTGTGGTCATATGTGAAATGCTTTACTCGAGAAACCTTGGAGGTAGATGATGCTGATGACAAAGTGCAGTTGACGACCTTTAAGGCAAGACTGAAGTCTAGAAAGTTTATGGTTTCGCTTGCAAAGAATCCTCCTAAGATGATGGCAGAGATGCTCGTGAAGGCACAAAAGTATATGAATGCTAAAGATGCATTAGCAGCCATAATGGACGAAGAAAAGTCGAGAAAAGAGGGAAGGAAAGAAGACGATTGTAGGGGACCAAAAAGGGAACTTCTAGGTCGTCGAAATAGTGACAGTGACAAACAGAAGGACGAAAAAACTCCTCAAACGGTAAAATTCACCCATGTAATTATGTctattgacaaaattttgacgcAGATTAAGGATGAGCACTACCTCAAGTGGCCAAGACCACTACATTCATCCCCTAACGTCCGAGACAAGAAGAAGTACTGCCGGTTTCACAAGAACCATGGCCACTACACAGAAGACTGTCGAGATCTAAAAGAGCCGATGGAGGAGTTTATACGGAAAGGAAAACTGCAAAAGTATCAGAAGAAAGGGGGTCTAGAAAATTCAGGGACGGTAATGAAAACCAGTGCGAGTCCTCGCTCAGAGATGAAGATAACATGTCCCAACCCCCACAGAATGTGA
- the LOC142634566 gene encoding uncharacterized protein LOC142634566, which translates to MGCSLKVRALRTFVQAWGSRTSSHPRDIHRQTDRQEVTNRTLLRIIKARLDDAKGAWLEELPNILWAYKTMTRTPTEETPFRLTYSIEVVISIEVGITNIKWEMFHKESNDNQLRVNLDCLDEVREVVSDKMTKYQRKMAEYYHKRVKLRRLDIGDLVCARSP; encoded by the coding sequence ATGGGCTGTAGTTTAAAAGTCAGAGCTTTAAGGACTTTTGTTCAGGCTTGGGGATCAAGAACCAGTTCTCATCCCCGAGACATCCACAGGCAAACGGACAGACAGGAGGTGACAAATCGGACACTACTCAGGATTATCAAAGCCAGATTGGACGACGCAAAGGGCGCCTGgctggaagaattgccaaacaTTTTGTGGGCTTACAAGACTATGACAAGAACCCCAACAGAAGAAACCCCCTTCAGACTCACCTACAGTATCGAGGTGGTAATCTCGATCGAAGTAGGAATAACCAACATCAAGTGGGAAATGTTCCACAAGGAGAGTAATGACAACCAGCTACGGGTCAACCTAGATTGCCTAGATGAAGTGAGAGAGGTGGTCTCTGACAAGATGACGAAGTACCAGCGAAAGATGGCCGAGTACTACCACAAGAGGGTGAAGCTCAGACGACTTGACATAGGAGACCTCGTCTGCGCAAGGTCACCCTAG